A window of Gambusia affinis linkage group LG03, SWU_Gaff_1.0, whole genome shotgun sequence genomic DNA:
TCACCGACCACGGAAACATCACACTGGATTTCAACCAACATTATGTCCCTTTCAACCTTTATTTTCATCTAAACATAAGACTTTGGACGACTGAACAATTGTCCAGTTCTATTTCTTTTTAGCCCAAGTAAGACACTAGTACCCGATTCGTTGTGCTAAGTGGCTCTTGATGCGCCAACTCCAGCCGAAGCGGACTTCTTGTGAAGATCCCTTAAACTCTTGGATGGATTTAAAGCTTCTTTAGGTCAGTTGTTTTTGACAAGGTGAAGTCTGATAAAGAGGGGCATCAAGGAAATCATAAACTGACTTTCCATATGTCCTAACATACCCGAATTCACACAAGAACAGAtaagtttttttctccccaccagggggtctttttgtgggctctagtgtcccttatatgacagtaggctgacaggaaagggggagggagagggggaagacatgcggcaaatgtcgccgggtccgggaatagaacccgcgacggccgcaccgaggactcaaggcctccaaatgtgggtcgcgctatcccctacgccactaCAGCACGCCCGGTAAGTCAGTTTTTAATATCCTTTGTCAGTCCAAGTTCTGCCTTCAATGTTCAGATTTAGATAGACTTGTGGCTTCAGTTCATTTAGCTCAGCAGCTAAAACACCCAACAGCAGAAGTGTGTGGTTTCCTTCCAGCAGGCTGCTGTGACACTCATACCTTCTCAATTATCGCATTGACGATCAACGGATTCTTCAAGATGTGCTGACCAATGCCAGTGTTGAACATGATCCCTGCAACagacacaaaatatttgtttcactgTGGGCTCATTAAGGACTCAACTGTCACACCAGGGTGTTTACACTATTACTGACTCAAATTTTCAGAGGTCCCAGTCAGTTTTAAGGTGACTGAGAGATGGATATGAGGATGCACAGACTGACAGATGAATGAAGGGAAGGACAAACTGTCCATTGGATGGACGACGTGTGACTAGAGAGATTGATAGATGAACAGAAAGACTATTACACATacaaatggacaaaaaataaataaacggaGCCAAGGATGTACAGATTAAATGAAGTATAATAGATGGACACAATTAGAGAATGtaggacaaaataaaagatgctGAAACATCCATGTGAACCTGGTTTGAGAAATTTAACTTCAGTACCTCAGACATTGAGAAATCTGTGCTTCAAAACTGTCAAATGACATGAATTTCATCTCCATGATTAGATGTGACTGAGTGTCCTCACAACATGACTGAACCCCTAAAACGAAGAACTGCATCCAAACATTAGGtaacatttcagttcagtttgggCATTCATTATGATCATGTAAACATCACAATTAAAGTTCTAGAAAGGAACCACCATGTCATATGCTGGTGTCCTTCAATAAACTGACACACATCTGTTCGTACTGACATAACCTCTCTGCTGCGTCAACAGCTGACAGACAGACTGTTTGCTAACATGCAAAAGCTAATGAGCTCCTGCTCGGACAAACCTACCTTGGCTTTTAACATCTTGGTGCTGCCTGCTCTTCTTCTCCGCTTTAACCTTTGGCATTTCCTTCTTTAATTCTattcaaagagctttaaaaatgtttcctgtgtgccttttttaatccaaatttcTAAATACTGAGTGAATTTAAACAACACTCAGGTCACACgtgtcttcctttcttcttcttcttcttcttctatgaCAGATTAGCTAAAAGCCCCGGAGCTCCTTGCTGCCCTCTAGTCGGAGCTAGTGTACACAACAAGGAAACCAAACGGggtttgacacatttttattaaataacacaGTACTGAAAACATATAACTGAGATAAATTAACGTTTGCTCTAGTCAGAGATAGGAAAGTCCTCCAACGTCATTACAATTTCACGAAGGTTTGGCTCATCCAGCCAGTTAACTTTACAAGCCAACAGGATGCcctgaggagagaaagaaacagatttatAAACTAGATGTTAATGTTACTAATGAGttattcagtgattttttttgtgtgtgtgtaacttACCCTGAGGACATTCTGTGCCATTATGGTCATCTTCTTATAAATCTCCAGGTTTTCTTGGCCTTTCTCCAGCACCGCTTTGTACTTTTCTGAGTCTGGATGCTCTTTGTTGGACAATAACTCCTGCgttgctttcattttttcatgCGTGAGTCGTTTAatctctacacacacacacaaatgtaatttaaagTAAGCTATcagcaacacaaataaaacctgcCAGAGAACTtttgataaaattttaagtcaTTGGTAATTAAGCAAAACGTCAAATGGACCTCATACACGGGTACAATGTTGCAAATAATTGAACCAGTGAAAAACCACAGTTTGTAAAGACGGATGACCAGATGGACAAAACTAAGAATAAACAATTGAttgaataaacaaattaataaatgatgaatgaacaaatggatggatggatgaatgccACAACATACCCAGTCTCTCCTTCTGTATTTCTGTAATTTCGTCTTGCAGATTTCTGGTCTCCTATTGAAAAGCATGTAAAACTGAGATATGAAATTCATTTTTTCAGGAAGTCTTTGCCACCAAACTGCTATGAAATAAGCCAAAACTTACTATCTGGAGCTGTTTTATCTGCGAACACAGAGCCATGCAGCGAGCACTGACGGCCTTCAGGTCTCTAAAAAAAGCAGATGTTCGTCACGAACAAAAAcatctggggaaaaaaactaaacagtagCGATTTCTTCAAGTTATGAAGGTACTTGCGTTGCATCTGGATCCGTCTGCTTCATTTTTTCTCCTATAGCGTTCCACATCTGTATTCTGAGGAACAAAACGAAAACAAGTCATCTTCGGAGGTTTGCTACAATTTAAAGCTGAACGCTGGTGGATTAGCCTCACCTGTGCAGAGCCAGGGTGCTGTTGAAATGGGCCGTCTTCACACGTTCAAGCTCCGAGACGCAGTTTGGCCTGAAATGTTGGCGGTTTTTAGTTTCCTCCTAATGTTGCATCTGATTTAACTTCTAGATCCAAATAAAagaggcttttttaaaaacactcacAGCTCTCTTTCTGCCTGAGATGTGCTGCAGGGCCGCTTACTTTTTCCTACGATGGTAAGTTTCAAATCAGCTCTTTGTGAACTTGACGACATAGCaattcaataaaacagaaaaatgtctcGTCGCATACCTGCGTTCAGCTGCACAGTCATCTCAAAACACTGGTTCGCCATCTGCTGCTTGATTCTGAAATTATTAGAATAGATCAGCAAGGTTTGAATTgagtaaaatgttgaaatattcgGTAAGAAGAGGACACGAACCTCAGCATGTCTGCTGGTGAGGTGTCTTCTTGTGCTGGGTAATCCTCAGCAGCAGTCTCCACCGTCTGATCTAAGCTGCTGTTGTCCATGATGTCAAACCAGCACCAACCCCAaagactgataaaaaaaaataaacacctggatttaaatcaaagaatagattttaaatacatttctagtAGAATCGGCTAGTAAACTACAAACCAGGTTGTGATTTTTAGTAGGATAATGATGTAAATGCTGAGGGCAAATCTGTCAATGCAGAAACGGTTTCCCAGACAGAAACCTCAACCAAGACCAACTCAGTCTGTACACTGCAAAACGTTTGAGTCGCATTTAGTTGAGTCTACTATCTTCCACTCTTTAAGTCACATAAATTTagcaagttttagattttgaacctaaatgtgtgagttagagaaatttaaacttgtaagagtaagttgtgttaacttcttattaattttgtcaaacctgcaagagttgaataaactagaGATTTTAGGTtggcacttaaaaaaatgtaaagaacaagAAAAGGAGTGGGAACCATTTACCAGAGTACTtagcttcatgtttttatatcttgttGCACCGTGAGATTGAACTACGTTACATTTATATGATTCTTGTgtacattttaatgcaattgagtttgcaaagcttgaggataatgtccCATTCCTGTCTATTTgcaaagaacaaataaaaatctttaaaaaattgtcctgttcacactaaatgttttacagcgTACATAAAGCTTATCtacaaaatctattttacaCACAATTTACCACTGGTTAAAAAGTAGGGTTAGAGCTTCATATGTTACTAatatcctttaaaaaaacagactaGTACATCatgaaatgtttgcatgtaaAGATCCTCGAGAAATTTTCTGTTAAGACATAAAAATGGGGAACTATTCCCCGACATCTGAATATGACACCATCATTACTACGATTAACTATTGTTATTTTAGCTTACATATCTCACCTTAATTTTACAAGTATCCCGAGTTGACGTTATAACAGTGCAAATCTCACTTCGGCTTCACAATATGCCAAGGTATTATATTACAACTTAGGAATTAATAAGGTTCTactgaagttattttaagaatttaattgcataaaattaaaaaacgcTTTAAAGGAGTGCTTGCTAGCTATGAATAGTTTAACTTAGTTACTAACACAGCT
This region includes:
- the cenph gene encoding centromere protein H isoform X2; translation: MDNSSLDQTVETAAEDYPAQEDTSPADMLRIKQQMANQCFEMTVQLNAGKSKRPCSTSQAERELPNCVSELERVKTAHFNSTLALHRIQMWNAIGEKMKQTDPDATDLKAVSARCMALCSQIKQLQIETRNLQDEITEIQKERLEIKRLTHEKMKATQELLSNKEHPDSEKYKAVLEKGQENLEIYKKMTIMAQNVLRGILLACKVNWLDEPNLREIVMTLEDFPISD
- the cenph gene encoding centromere protein H isoform X1, with the protein product MRRRADVLDWICRSYSLTGVGTTLLWGWCWFDIMDNSSLDQTVETAAEDYPAQEDTSPADMLRIKQQMANQCFEMTVQLNAGKSKRPCSTSQAERELPNCVSELERVKTAHFNSTLALHRIQMWNAIGEKMKQTDPDATDLKAVSARCMALCSQIKQLQIETRNLQDEITEIQKERLEIKRLTHEKMKATQELLSNKEHPDSEKYKAVLEKGQENLEIYKKMTIMAQNVLRGILLACKVNWLDEPNLREIVMTLEDFPISD